Genomic segment of Panicum virgatum strain AP13 chromosome 2K, P.virgatum_v5, whole genome shotgun sequence:
GgtaagcatctatccaatagcatacatggtgggaacaattattttcatcaatcaaccatattcatcatcaccatctttcacttcttactctatgtagcagaagggttaagcagtcccaaaccgtgagaagcggacgattcgaatcgaatttgttaacctggccaggcagacctaaacacacgtcacgtggttactcacagagtcacacgtgcaactcttcccttcaattcccgcttcacggaacaggcccaccgtcctcaagtacagcagtacgacgaccctgtactcgccattagctagatgtgaacgagttcaagacggtggggagtatgttccggctgcggttcaatccagtacttaagcttaccgattaccatattctcggcatgtgattagtacgttcaaacgcttaaccaccactaccacacactgcggccttatcacttttcactaaacagacggggcatccagagtatcacgaccccgcccgttagaccttatagttgtagcaagtagtaaacaaccaactcctataatttctcgcgagtgacaggaaatcactcgacttctaccgaaccattagcatagctaactatcgtcctacacatactagtattcaagcataggtacctaggatcatgcaactaaggttccagtcaactcctgtaacttaaatgcacaagtagataggaacaataatagtttgcataatttaaaaatagaaggacatgctccggggcttgcctggaaataacactaggtcagtgttagttaaagAATAAGTGCTCAGCGAGCATCTCCTTCGGTCGAGCACATCGGGATCCAACCGCccatcttctagacgtgtccaccattcaccgtcttctggctcggctccgaCATCACATCCTCCATGCGGTTCATCTATCGCACCTGAAtggaatgcaacaatgcatatgtatgaatgcaagtTCCGAGTTGTTTAGCGATTTATGTTTTATtattttccttcacgataaagttgtagtctaacctAAAATGAATTGGATGTgaaacttcttaattaacattCCCTGGacagtcgtttatagagtagtatctaacatttctaactacaaggcatcatgatcaacggcacaaaagaagctcactaacgtcataaacaagtggtagttgtttccgaaagcaagtaaatcatggtttgctaaataAATAACAAACTCAACACACATACAATAGTAAATTCAGCATTTAAAAACCATTTACAACTTCAGTAATGCATTTACTTATGTGACAACATGTATAAATAATCCAGCTAGTTCTGTTAAGTAGACATGTTCAAACTTTTTGTACAGCAACTATATATCATAGAATGTCATTTCTCTGCAAAATTCATATATAAATATGTAGCATAAAGACCAGAGCAAAAATGACAAACTAAGCAAGGTGATATCAAGAGTAACTAACATCTCAGGTTATACTCCACATTTGACCCTCAAACTTGGCATGCAGGTTCATATACCCAAAACTAAATAGATGGTATAAATGTCAGATTTTTCTAATTActagaactatttatcatgagaTAGCACGATTACACATGGATTAAATCAAACCATATATAGAGACATGTGATGGCTTTCAACTTTTACTGCACTGTTATTTCAGGATATTATGtgtacagaaaaagtttcatccaTAAATATTCATTATAACATCAataacaaaaaaatgaaaagtatTATGCTAGATCCAACAAAGAaaagggtttcatctagttacaaggTCTTatctggtgctcaaatttttacaccaaGCTAAGCATTCCATGAAGTAGCTACCTATCAAAATCACACAAAGATACTGAGcaaaactcctagaacaattaaagtcccattaatctaatctttttcccagattaaaatagaagcataatatgaacatgtgactgtaacaaaagttgtaggtattGATCTAAGGacttccaaaacattttagtttgtatttttatgatttttctacgattttatacgaattttcaaagttcactgctttggaaaagaaaaaggaaaaaggatctCTTTTTGCGCAGAGGCCCCTGAACTTCTGTTTCTTCTAACTAGAGGTCCCTGGCGGACAttggagaacagaggagggtcGGACGGCGCCGTTTCCAGCGAGGAGAGGCACCGGAGGTGAGGGGAAAgttggggaaaagagagaggggactgagccgcacctctgggtgtccttggttcgcggggaggaggtccgaggcggcggctccacaTGCGCCGGCGGACAGTAGCGGAACtgtgccgtggcggcggcgttccggcgaccATGGATGGAGGTGGCTGGGCTTGGGAGCTCCGTTGGGGCGAGGTGAAGCCGTTCCCGAGGTCAATCGGAGCCGTGGGAAGGCGGAGGTAGGAGCTCAACGGTGgcctaggggcggcggcggccctgcttcGTGGTGGCGGCGTTCTGGTGGAAGAAGCAAGGTGAGGCCGGGTGCAGGAGCTTTAGAGCGGCGATGGGGAGCTAGCTGGGGGGTCATTtggggcggagggaggccggaggggtgagctccgcgggagcagaggcggcggcgcccatggtGCGGTTCTGGGCG
This window contains:
- the LOC120695877 gene encoding uncharacterized protein LOC120695877, giving the protein MVAGTPPPRHSSATVRRRMWSRRLGPPPREPRTPRGAIDEPHGGCDVGAEPEDGEWWTRLEDGRLDPDVLDRRRCSLSTYSLTNTDLVLFPGGTSEDVVDVMYGLIMTS